The following coding sequences are from one Dermacentor andersoni chromosome 5, qqDerAnde1_hic_scaffold, whole genome shotgun sequence window:
- the LOC129382117 gene encoding uncharacterized protein has product MVREDHQNFLRFLWIKGNDISREIIECRMKVHVFGNSPSPAISTYGLRRTTQQAAPRFGEDARKFVERDFYVDDALKSLPSEEDAISLLQRTQKMLATANIRLHKIASNKQNVLKAFPREDHAQGLKNLDFGTDASLTQRSVGLLWDIGDDSFIFRAPRQDRPYTRRGVLSTVNSLYDPLGFVAPITVQGKYLLRDLVTKGYHWDTPLSDEKKQRWDEWKNSRQALQHLHVRRTYAPVSTLEAESRDIHVFSDASTRVTDKQGNRHVGFVMGKAKLAPQPEHTIPRLELCAAVLAVEMTDSILRELDFQPNSVTFYTDSKVVLGYIYNETRRF; this is encoded by the coding sequence ATGGTTCGCGAGGACCATCAGAACTTCCTGAGGTTCCTCTGGATTAAGGGCAACGATATCTCCAGAGAAATCATAGAGTGCCGAATGAAGGTTCACGTTTTTGGCAACAGCCCATCGCCAGCTATTTCAACGTATGGCCTTCGACGGACTACCCAACAAGCTGCCCCACGATTTGGTGAAGATGCCAGGAAGTTCGTTGAAAGAGATTTCTACGTCGATGATGCGCTTAAGTCTCTTCCGAGCGAAGAAGATGCCATTAGTCTGCTGCAAAGAACGCAGAAAATGCTTGCAACAGCTAACATAAGGCTGCACAAGATAGCTTCGAATAAGCAGAATGTGCTGAAAGCATTTCCTCGAGAGGACCACGCCCAGGGACTGAAGAACCTCGACTTCGGCACAGACGCGTCGCTTACGCAGAGAAGTGTCGGACTACTGTGGGACATAGGCGACGACAGCTTCATCTTCAGGGCTCCTCGTCAGGACAGGCCATATACGCGGCGAGGAGTGCTGTCGACCGTCAACAGCCTTTACGATCCACTAGGGTTTGTGGCTCCAATAACGGTTCAAGGCAAGTACCTTCTCCGTGACCTCGTGACGAAGGGTTATCACTGGGACACGCCGCTTTCGGACGAGAAAAAGCAGAGATGGGACGAGTGGAAGAACTCTCGCCAGGCACTACAGCACCTTCACGTGCGGAGAACGTATGCGCCAGTCTCGACGCTTGAAGCCGAAAGTAGGGACATTCATGTATTTTCAGACGCGTCCACACGCGTGACTGACAAGCAAGGAAACAGACACGTCGGATTTGTCATGGGAAAGGCCAAGCTTGCTCCACAACCAGAACACACCATCCCAAGGCTTGAGTTGTGTGCAGCAGTGCTTGCTGTAGAGATGACCGATTCTATACTACGAGAATTGGACTTCCAGCCGAACTCGGTCACGTTCTACACGGATAGCAAAGTGGTCTTGGGTTACATATACAACGAAACAAGAAGGTTCTAA